The Desulfatirhabdium butyrativorans DSM 18734 DNA window GCAGGTTCTGGCCCGGAAAATGGGGTTTTGGGTGATGAGCGATTCGTATTCCCGCAGCCGTTGCGGAAAAATCCGGATGAAGCGATCGACGGCCTCTTTCCAGCCTTCGGGAAGGTCCATGGCCACCCCGCCGATCCGGAAATAGGATGCATGCAGCCTGCCGCCGGTGATCGCTTCGATGATGTCGAGCACCATCTCCCGTTCCCGGAAGGTGTAGAAGGTCGGGGTCATCGCGCCCGTGTCGTGCGAGAGGGTGCCGAAAAACACCAGATGGTTGCTGATGCGATACAGCTCCGAAACGAGCACCCGGATGAACTGCGCGCGGTCCGGAACGGCGATGCCTGCGACGGTTTCGACGGCCTGCACGTACGGCAGGTTGTTGGCTGCGCCCGAAAGATAGTCCACCCGGTCGGTGTATGGGATGAACTGGTGCCAGTGCTGGCGCTCCGCGATCTTCTCCACCCCGCGGTGGTGGTAGCCGATATCCATCTCGAGGGCTTCGATGCACTCGCCGTCGAGTGCCGCCACAAAGCGCATCAGACCGTGGGTGCTGACATGGTGGGGGCCGATGTTCAGAACGAGGCGATGGTTGCCATCGGGTGATTTCACCAGAAGTCCGGCATCGAGCGGTTGATGGCGCTTCGCATCCGCCAGTGTGTACGGGCGCATGTCGGTTGCCCGGCCCGGATAATCCTTGCACAGGGGGTGGCCTTCCCAGTCGTGAGGCAGCAGCAGCCGTTCCATGCGGGGATGGCCTTCGAACCGGATGCCGAACAGATCGAAGACTTCCCTTTCGTACCAGTTGGCCGAAGGCCAGAGGGAAGTGATACTGGCGGCCTCCTTCCGGTCTTTGGGCAGCGGGACCCGGATGCGCATGCGGGTGGGCGGATCGAAGGCGAGTAGGTGATAGATCAGGGTGAAATCGGCATCGCCGGGCAGCCGGGAGCGCCGTGCGCGCTCGTCGATGGCCGTCACGTCTTCCAGCCGCAAAAATCGGGGATTGGCCTCTTTCTTGAGGTAGGCGAGGACATCCGGCGCATGGGCGGGTGAAATGGTGGCTGCCGGCATGTCGCTGGCGGGCTCCTGCTGCACGGCGTCCTGGCCGAAGCGCTCACAAAGCGCCTGCATCAGGTTACGCTCCGGCTGGGAAAGCTCGATCCGATGTGCCGGCGGGCCCCACATCAGATCGAAGCGGCTCTCCGGAAAACGGGGCGGCGTTGCGGCGCTGCCTCGGATGGGGATGGCTTCCATGCCGGGACCGCGCGGATCGCGGGACTTGCTCGTTCCATCGATCAGGACCGGACCTTCGGAGCCCTGGGAGCCGCCGCCCAGGTGAAACACCCGGCGGGCCGGGCGCTCGGCGGCTTCGATCTTCTGCTGCAGCAGGGTAATGCCCTTCAGCACGGCCTCGGGCCTTGGCGGACACCCCGGAATGTAGACATCGACCGGCAGAATCTGGTTGACGCCCTGCACCACGCTGTAGACATCGTACATGCCGCCGCTGTTGCAGCACGATCCCATCGAGATGACCCATTTGGGCTCGGCCATCTGTTCGTAGAGACGCAACACGACAGGGGCCACCTTCTTGAATACCGTTCCGGAGACGATCAGCAGATCGGCCTGCCGGGGAGACGGCCGCATGACTTCTGCCCCGAAGCGGGCCAGATCGTAGCGGGACGTCAGCGATGTGGCTTCTTCCACGAAACAGCAGGAGAGCCCGAAAAACATGGGCCAAAGACTTCTGGCGCGCGCCCAGTTGAGCAGCGTGTCGGCAGCCCCGAGCCAGTTTTCCGGGAGCCCGGTCAGGATTCGATTGATGTTTCGGTTTGGCCCGGGCCCCACTCGAGTCCTCCCTTGATCCAGATGTAGACAAGCCCCAGAAGCAGCACGAGGATGAAAAACGACATGGCAAACCAGCCAACCCATCCCAGCTTTCGGCAGACCAGCGCCCAGGCGAAGATGAATGCGGCCTCGACATCGAAGAGCAGAAAGAAAATAGCTACCCGGTAAAAGAGAACCGGATAGCGCAATCTGGCCGAACCCGTCGGGATGATGCCGCTTTCATAAGGCCTGTATTTTTCGATGCTCGGTTTGCGCTCTCCCAGCCAGGCGGAGAGAAAGAGCAGCGCACCGACCAGCGCCGCGATGAGGCAGGCGTATACGATCAGGCTGAAGATGCCCGGCTCCCACGGGGAAAGGAATGTGGCGGAAACAGGATGCATGAAAATGCCCTATCGTGTGAGGCGATTGCAAAGGTTCTTCTGTGTCATTCCGGCGAGCCGGAATCCATTCATTGTAAAGCGTTATGGCCCCCGGCTTTCGCCGGAGCGACGAACCATGTGGTGTTGCAACTGGCTTGTGTGAGCGCAAAAGGACAAAGGATCGCAACGCAACCAAGCGAGTGTTCCGGTTTTACCGTTTCATTTTCGGCAAGTCAACGACATTCCGAGACTTGATTTTGCCAGGCGCCGGCATCGCAAAACGGCCTGCCCTCCGGCTCAGGCGGCGCCCTAATCGGGGTTTCCCTTCAGAGACGATGTTCCGATGCAGTCTGTCTGGAGAATTTCCCGCCTTCGATAACAATCCATTGTGTGATCCAGAACCATGCCGGTGGCCTGCATGTGGGCATAGCAGATGATCGGCCCGAAAAACCCGAAACCCCTCTGGCGCATGTCCCTGCTCAACGCCCTGGCTTCCGGGCTGGTGACCGGGTAGTCGGCCATGGTGTGCAGGGTGTTGACAATGGGCTTGCCGTCTACGAAGCGCCAGATGTAGGCGTCGAAGGAGCCGAACGTTTCCTGAATCTTCAGAAACGCCCTGGCGTTCTGGATGGCGGCCTGGATCTTCTTCCGGTTTCGAATGATGCCGCAATCGGTCATCAGCCGCTCGATGTCGTCTTCGTTGAACCGGGCCACCCGGTTCGGATCCCATTGGGCGAAGGCTTGCCGGTAATGGTTTCGCCGGGACAGGATGGTGTACCAGGAAAGTCCGGCCTGAGCCGATTCGAGGATCAGAAATTCAAAGAATTTCCGGTCGTCATGGACGGGAACCCCCCATTCGGTATCGTGGTAGTGCACATAATCCGGTTTGGACAAATCCACCCAGGGGCATCGTTTTTGTGCATGAAAATCGTTCATGGCATGACCTGCGCATTGACTTGTTTTCGGCGATGGACGTAATATGGATCGATTCGCAAAAAGCCGCTGTCGCCACGATTTCGGTTATTTCCGGGCCTGAGCATGGGGGCGGACCCGGGGAATTTCGAATACGATTGAGCCAATTGCAAAAGTCCTTCTGCGTCATTCCGGCGAAAGCCGGGGTCTATAACACTTTTTAAAATGTTCGGATTCCGGCTTTCGCCGGGGTGACGGAAAATGGGGGTTCTGCAATTGGCTCGATTACGACAACGATTACGACAACGACAACGACAACGACAACGAAAACGAAAACGATTCTTTCGAACGTTGCGGGGAGGGGGTTTTCAAGATAATCAAAACGTACCCATCTATCCCTTAACCCTTACCTTGCATTGCCGAAAAGAGAAATGCCATGAAACGAACCCGAATTGCAAGCCTTCTTGCCTCCGAAAAACCGATCGAGGATGTATGTCTGATGGGATGGATCAGGACACGCCGGGATGCCAAGGGCTTTTCCTTCATCGAACTCAACGACGGCAGTTGCCTGAAAAATATTCAGGTCATTGCTGCCGGTGAACTTCCGGAATACGAACGTGTTCTGGCATGCGGCACGGGAAGCGCGCTCCGGGTCACCGGAAATCTGGCCGTATCTCCGGCCAAGGGTCAGCGATGGGAAGTCCATGCCAAATCGATTGCCGTGCTGGGTCAGGCTCCCGAGACCTACCCGCTTCAGAAAAAACGGCATACCGATGAATTCCTGCGCACCATTGCGCATTTGAGGCCCAGGACCAACAAGTATGGTGCCATGTTCCGGATCCGATCCGAAGTGGCTCTCGCCATCCACCGGTTTTTCCGGGATCGGGGTTTCCGATACGTGAATACCCCCATCATCACGGGATCGGACTGCGAGGGTGCGGGTGAAATGTTTCGGGTGGCGACCCAAAAGGCGCAGGGACAAGTGGACGGCATTCAGCCGGAATTCTTCGGCCAGGAAGCCTACCTGACGGTATCGGGGCAGCTTTCCGCCGAAATGCTCGCCCTCGCCCTGGGGGATGTCTATACTTTCGGGCCGACGTTCCGGGCGGAAAATTCCAACACGAGGCGCCATGCGGCGGAATTCTGGATGCTCGAGCCTGAAATGGCGTTTGCCGATCTGTCGGACAATATGGAACTTGGCGAGAGCCTGATCACCTATCTGGTGCGCCATGTGCTGGATGATTGCAGCGAGGATATCGGGCTGTTCGCCCAATATGTCGAAAAGGAGCTGATGAAACAGCTCGAGCGGATCGTCTCGGCGCCCTTTGCCAGGATCACCTATACGGAGGCCATCGATCTGCTGCAGCGTTCGGGCCGATCCTTCGATTATGCGCCATCCTGGGGCATCGATCTGCAGACCGAGCACGAGCGGTTTTTAACGGAGACGCATTTTGGCGGGCCTGTCATCGTCACCGGCTATCCAAGGGGCATCAAGCCGTTTTACATGCGTGTCAACGACGACGGCAACACGGTGGCCGCCATGGATATTCTGGTGCCCGGTATCGGGGAGATCGTCGGAGGAAGCCAGCGCGAGGAGCGGCTCGATGTGCTGGAGGGTCGGATGCGGGAGCTCGGCATGAACATGGATGCCTACTGGTGGTATCTGGATTCCCGGCGTTTCGGAAGTGTGCCGCACTGCGGTTTCGGCATGGGCTTCGAGCGGGTGCTCATGATGCTGACCGGCGTGGGCAACATCCGGGATGTCATCCCCTTTCCCCGGACGCCGGGAAGCATTGCGTTTTGATGCGCTGGGGTTTTTCATATCCTGAAGGAATCTTTACGCAGAAAGATACAATTGGTCACTGAAAGGCCAGCCTGATTCGGGCCAGCGCGCCGCCTGCCCTCCGGCTCAGGTTGTAACCAAAACCGGGTTTCCGTTCAGGCACTATGTATTCCAGGGGGGTATCATGCCGACAATCTGCATGTTTTATGGAATTTTGGTTTCAATGCTGTATGACGACAACGTTCGTCACCATTCACCTCATATCCATGTCAGGTATGCAGGTGAAAAAGCCGCTGTATCCATCGAAGACGGCATCGTTCTGGCGGGCAGCCTTCCCTCTCGTCAGTTGAAGATGGTCCAGGCATGGATTGAAATCCATAAGGATGAGCTCTATGCCGATTGAGAATTGACTGTTTCCGGAGAAGAACCTTTCCGGATTGAACCGCTTCGATAAAAAAGGGGGGAACATGGCGATTCTGCTGGATGTTGTATCGGTTCGTGCGACACGGGACTATATGCTTTATCTCGAATTCGAGAACGGTGAAAAAAAAATGTTCGACATGACATCCCTGATGGACAAGCGTCCTTTTGTTCGGCTGAAGGGTTCCCCGCTTTTTTTGGCGGCACGGGTGGCATATGGGACTGTCTGCTGGCCTGGAAATATCGATATCGCGCCGGAAACCCTGTATGACCTCTCTGTTCCTCTGATTGAGGCTGAATCCAGTATCAGATTGCAGCCTTCGGACACCCATCTCCCAGGCTTCCCAGAAACCGGAGCGCCAAAAGCGTGATGTCGTCAAACTGCGGCGCAGATCCGGCGTGCTGGCGGACACGGGCCAGGACGGCTTCGACCATTTCCCGGGGATGGGCTTCCTGGAAAGATTGCAGGGTCTCGACCATTGGCTTTTCCCCGAAGAGACGCTCCTGAATGTCGATGGCATCCGTTACCCCGTCGGTATACAGGAAAACGGCATCGCCCGGCCAGAGCAGCAACTCTTTTGATTCGAAAATCCCTTCCTCCAAGATTCCCAGCGGGCATGCCGGCTCGCAGTCCAGGGCTTCGATTCGGCCATCCCGGCCGGCAATCCGGAAAGGCAGGTTGTGCCCGGCATTGCTGTAAGTCAGCCGTCCCGAAGAAAGGGTCAGGACAGCCAGGAACATCGTGACAAACATCATCGATGGATTGTCTGCGGCCAGATCCCGGTTGACCATGGTGAGCACCTGTCCCGGGTCGATGCCGCTGATGGCTCTCGTCTTGACGAGGGTTCGGGTGATGGCCATGAACAGGGAAGCCGGTACCCCTTTTCCCGAAACATCGCCGATGACAAAACAGAAATGATCCGGATCCAGGAAAAAGAAATCGTAGAGATCGCCTCCGACTTCCTTGGCAGGCACCAGGGTGGCATGCACGCAAAACTGCGGGCATTCCGGAGGCCCGGGGAACGTGCGCGGCAGAATGCCCATCTGAATGTCATGGGCAATCTGCAGTTCGCTTTCGATCCGTTCCTTGGCGGCCGTGGTTTCGGTCAAATTCTGGATATAACTTTTGAGGGAAGCCTGCATCCGTGAAACGGAATCGCTCAACACCCCAACCTCATCGCCGGATGAAGGCGGCGGAAGGGCTTTTTCAAGATTGCCGGAGGAAATGGTGCGAACGGCTTCCGTCAATTTCCGGAGCGGACGGGTGATCGA harbors:
- a CDS encoding NADH-quinone oxidoreductase subunit B/C/D, whose protein sequence is MGPGPNRNINRILTGLPENWLGAADTLLNWARARSLWPMFFGLSCCFVEEATSLTSRYDLARFGAEVMRPSPRQADLLIVSGTVFKKVAPVVLRLYEQMAEPKWVISMGSCCNSGGMYDVYSVVQGVNQILPVDVYIPGCPPRPEAVLKGITLLQQKIEAAERPARRVFHLGGGSQGSEGPVLIDGTSKSRDPRGPGMEAIPIRGSAATPPRFPESRFDLMWGPPAHRIELSQPERNLMQALCERFGQDAVQQEPASDMPAATISPAHAPDVLAYLKKEANPRFLRLEDVTAIDERARRSRLPGDADFTLIYHLLAFDPPTRMRIRVPLPKDRKEAASITSLWPSANWYEREVFDLFGIRFEGHPRMERLLLPHDWEGHPLCKDYPGRATDMRPYTLADAKRHQPLDAGLLVKSPDGNHRLVLNIGPHHVSTHGLMRFVAALDGECIEALEMDIGYHHRGVEKIAERQHWHQFIPYTDRVDYLSGAANNLPYVQAVETVAGIAVPDRAQFIRVLVSELYRISNHLVFFGTLSHDTGAMTPTFYTFREREMVLDIIEAITGGRLHASYFRIGGVAMDLPEGWKEAVDRFIRIFPQRLREYESLITQNPIFRARTCGIGRLSLADAIDWGVTGPNLRACGLDWDLRKRFPYAAYSAFDFDVPTETAGDCYARYRVRVAEMRESLRIIEQAARAMPEGPCICPDYRYVVPPRERMLNDIETLIHHFVNVSRGPAIPRGEAYSACEVPRGEQGYFVVSDGLGYPYRLRIRSPGFANVQPMPILAKGATLSDLIAIIGSVDYILPDIDR
- the asnS gene encoding asparagine--tRNA ligase, translating into MKRTRIASLLASEKPIEDVCLMGWIRTRRDAKGFSFIELNDGSCLKNIQVIAAGELPEYERVLACGTGSALRVTGNLAVSPAKGQRWEVHAKSIAVLGQAPETYPLQKKRHTDEFLRTIAHLRPRTNKYGAMFRIRSEVALAIHRFFRDRGFRYVNTPIITGSDCEGAGEMFRVATQKAQGQVDGIQPEFFGQEAYLTVSGQLSAEMLALALGDVYTFGPTFRAENSNTRRHAAEFWMLEPEMAFADLSDNMELGESLITYLVRHVLDDCSEDIGLFAQYVEKELMKQLERIVSAPFARITYTEAIDLLQRSGRSFDYAPSWGIDLQTEHERFLTETHFGGPVIVTGYPRGIKPFYMRVNDDGNTVAAMDILVPGIGEIVGGSQREERLDVLEGRMRELGMNMDAYWWYLDSRRFGSVPHCGFGMGFERVLMMLTGVGNIRDVIPFPRTPGSIAF
- a CDS encoding NADH-quinone oxidoreductase subunit A → MHPVSATFLSPWEPGIFSLIVYACLIAALVGALLFLSAWLGERKPSIEKYRPYESGIIPTGSARLRYPVLFYRVAIFFLLFDVEAAFIFAWALVCRKLGWVGWFAMSFFILVLLLGLVYIWIKGGLEWGPGQTETSIES
- a CDS encoding DUF2442 domain-containing protein translates to MAILLDVVSVRATRDYMLYLEFENGEKKMFDMTSLMDKRPFVRLKGSPLFLAARVAYGTVCWPGNIDIAPETLYDLSVPLIEAESSIRLQPSDTHLPGFPETGAPKA
- a CDS encoding DUF4160 domain-containing protein; translated protein: MPTICMFYGILVSMLYDDNVRHHSPHIHVRYAGEKAAVSIEDGIVLAGSLPSRQLKMVQAWIEIHKDELYAD
- a CDS encoding DNA-3-methyladenine glycosylase I, yielding MNDFHAQKRCPWVDLSKPDYVHYHDTEWGVPVHDDRKFFEFLILESAQAGLSWYTILSRRNHYRQAFAQWDPNRVARFNEDDIERLMTDCGIIRNRKKIQAAIQNARAFLKIQETFGSFDAYIWRFVDGKPIVNTLHTMADYPVTSPEARALSRDMRQRGFGFFGPIICYAHMQATGMVLDHTMDCYRRREILQTDCIGTSSLKGNPD